A genomic stretch from Leptospira licerasiae serovar Varillal str. VAR 010 includes:
- the flgC gene encoding flagellar basal body rod protein FlgC produces the protein MGLFSAVNISATGLSAQRLRMDVIGNNIANATTTRNTNGDGPFRRDRVILTPVNLRTKWKSPVYPFGLSPGEGKGVKVMKIEKDMSPLRLTYDPTHPDAIQIGPKKGYVEMPNVNIVTEMTDMISASRSYEANVQMINGSKAMFNKALEIGRA, from the coding sequence ATGGGACTATTTAGCGCAGTTAATATCTCCGCCACCGGACTTTCCGCACAAAGACTCCGTATGGATGTGATCGGGAACAATATCGCAAACGCGACTACTACTAGAAATACAAACGGTGACGGCCCTTTTCGTAGAGACAGAGTGATCCTGACTCCTGTAAATCTTAGAACCAAATGGAAAAGCCCCGTTTATCCTTTTGGCCTTTCTCCTGGCGAGGGTAAAGGTGTGAAAGTAATGAAAATCGAGAAGGATATGAGTCCTTTAAGATTAACTTATGATCCAACTCATCCAGACGCGATCCAAATCGGACCTAAAAAAGGCTATGTAGAAATGCCGAACGTAAATATAGTCACCGAAATGACGGACATGATCTCTGCCTCCAGATCTTACGAGGCAAACGTCCAGATGATCAACGGGTCCAAGGCAATGTTCAACAAAGCCCTAGAGATCGGAAGAGCTTAA
- a CDS encoding STAS domain-containing protein translates to MGENSEIIEIKPELTALFNDYYAFRNQLMDAIAKKPAKIVLDLSKIPVMNSISISSLVWFCKNAKLEGIAIDIREIHPDLMKTFEVLKIDEYFQRI, encoded by the coding sequence ATGGGTGAAAATTCGGAGATTATCGAGATCAAGCCGGAGCTGACAGCCCTTTTTAACGACTATTACGCATTTCGAAACCAGTTAATGGATGCGATCGCCAAAAAACCGGCTAAAATCGTCCTGGATCTAAGTAAAATTCCTGTGATGAATTCCATTTCTATCAGTTCCCTGGTTTGGTTCTGCAAAAACGCCAAGTTAGAAGGGATAGCGATCGATATAAGAGAGATACATCCTGATTTAATGAAAACTTTCGAAGTGCTAAAGATCGACGAATACTTTCAGCGGATCTAA
- the fliE gene encoding flagellar hook-basal body complex protein FliE, with protein MNVDFNSKLWYTYNSGYSDSRFPLSPKGDKVSVKIDDQRHYGDVKEPVAPDYVAESFSEAMRNAFKSVNDLQVEADELTQKMVYDPNSVDAHEVMIASEKARVALTFTKTLADGVVRAYRDLTSMR; from the coding sequence ATGAACGTAGATTTTAATTCCAAACTTTGGTACACTTATAACTCCGGATATTCCGATTCTCGTTTTCCTCTTTCTCCTAAAGGAGACAAGGTTTCCGTAAAGATAGACGACCAACGTCATTACGGAGATGTTAAAGAGCCCGTTGCTCCCGATTACGTTGCTGAAAGTTTTTCAGAAGCGATGAGAAACGCATTCAAATCCGTAAACGATCTGCAAGTAGAAGCGGACGAACTTACTCAAAAAATGGTATACGATCCGAACAGTGTGGACGCTCACGAAGTAATGATTGCATCTGAAAAAGCAAGAGTGGCTCTCACATTCACTAAAACCTTAGCGGACGGAGTTGTAAGAGCTTACAGAGATCTTACTTCTATGAGATAA
- the flgB gene encoding flagellar basal body rod protein FlgB, giving the protein MFQKTHFMKTQDLLERGMNAASLKRKVLADNIANADVPHFKRSEVLFESMIKRALESEKIEASKAIPTRIEDERHISFFTPLDYKSVQPKANIDYLTTVRADGNNVDPEKEVMEASNSQMQYMMMVERMNANFRDLKNVMRLA; this is encoded by the coding sequence ATGTTCCAAAAAACACATTTCATGAAGACTCAGGACTTATTAGAGAGAGGAATGAACGCCGCCTCTTTAAAAAGAAAAGTCCTCGCAGACAATATCGCAAATGCAGATGTTCCCCATTTTAAGAGAAGTGAAGTACTTTTCGAATCCATGATCAAAAGAGCGTTAGAATCGGAAAAGATTGAAGCTTCTAAAGCAATCCCGACCAGGATCGAAGACGAACGTCATATTTCCTTTTTTACTCCATTAGATTATAAATCCGTACAACCCAAGGCAAACATAGATTATCTGACCACAGTCAGAGCCGATGGAAATAACGTAGATCCCGAGAAAGAAGTAATGGAAGCTTCCAATTCTCAAATGCAATACATGATGATGGTCGAAAGAATGAATGCGAACTTCCGCGATTTGAAGAACGTAATGAGGTTGGCTTAA
- a CDS encoding LIC10301 family lipoprotein — translation MKKILFSLSVLSLLIGCQPPLQERILGIWERTSVCAADGQCKNSEPGKAPKLSIFRPGLAIYENPEDPENQRRIEYEFYEKETKSREPELIFRFLNLGFDIRYIVKKANKETLELFSPELNNTEVYKKLGPAPE, via the coding sequence ATGAAAAAAATACTTTTTTCCCTATCGGTCTTATCCTTACTCATAGGCTGTCAACCTCCTCTACAGGAGAGAATCTTAGGTATTTGGGAAAGAACTTCCGTTTGTGCTGCAGACGGACAGTGCAAAAATTCAGAGCCGGGCAAGGCTCCTAAACTCTCTATCTTTAGACCAGGACTTGCGATCTATGAAAATCCGGAAGATCCTGAAAACCAGCGCAGGATAGAATATGAGTTTTACGAAAAAGAAACCAAATCCAGAGAGCCTGAACTTATATTTAGATTTTTGAATTTAGGATTCGACATTCGTTATATCGTTAAAAAAGCGAATAAAGAGACTCTGGAACTATTCAGTCCCGAACTCAATAATACCGAAGTTTATAAAAAGTTAGGTCCTGCTCCCGAATGA